Proteins from a genomic interval of Acidimicrobiia bacterium:
- the mfd gene encoding transcription-repair coupling factor, which translates to MALEPLLPLLRDEPALLGVLGRANAFLAMSEPARAFTVAGLATVSSRAPIVVCVPSSGDADRLSADLSTFLGPSEVAVFPAWETLPFERVSPSVETMGQRMSVLWHLQDPERAPKVVVASVRALVQRLGPGAIEAEPVIVGVGDEVDPHELVARLVANGYRREYQVEHRGEVALRGSIVDVFPSTSHVPVRIDLWGDEVDRLTEFSVADQRSTVDISEVTIFPARELLATPEVQARAEALVAKEPWGREQWERLANGLTFDGMESWLPWLSGEDDETVLLDLLDQSAQVLLFEPQRMRDRARDIAAEEADLAATLARTWGAIGEEEDATDRFPSLHVPFDRLLALTETPVWTITNTPHAPDVPTVSATGWNPVVGDGGALIAQLQKLLGEGYSVIAAADGIGSAERLDHLLQDHGVGLNSTDPNSPKLLQPGGHLVIAPLERGFILPELKLAVLAERDLTGRRRTHRAARPRARATAGFFEDLKPGDYVVHFQHGVGKYTGMVKRSIGGVERDYLLLQYRGDDKLYIPSDQIDTIRQYTGGENPSLSRLGGSDWQKAKAKVRSVAQEIAQELVVLYQTRVNTSGHTFAADTPWQRELEDAFPYQETVDQLQAINEVKADMEADHPMDRLVCGDVGFGKTEVALRAVFKAVQDGKQASVLVPTTLLAQQHFQTFSDRFAGFPIRVEVLSRFLTNAQAKRVTAGLASGEVDVVIGTHRLLAENLSFKNLGLLVVDEEQRFGVSHKERIKQLQVGVDVLTLTATPIPRTLEMSLTGIRDLTVINTPPAERQPILTYVGEYDDRAVAEAIRRELLREGQVFFVHNRVRDIDQVAEGLRELVPEARVAVAHGQMDEGTLEQVVIDFWEGEFDVLVCTTIIESGIDIPTVNTLVVDRADMLGLGQLHQLRGRVGRAGQRAYAYLFTPKDRELTEEAYERLKTIGEATELGSGFKIAMRDLEIRGAGNLLGTGQSGHIAAVGYDLYCQMVTEAVAELKGETIPEPAEIKIDVPLAASLPGDYVSKEELRLEAYRRLAVVTSRDEVEDIRSEWVDRYGPIPPPAENLLAVALLRAECGRVGIKELTVGKGTGFGGPKHMVRMSPLHLGVSQQMKFNRLFPGSIYKEEISQVQVGVKGGVDLVEAIILFLQTIVPEE; encoded by the coding sequence ATGGCGTTAGAACCACTCTTACCTCTACTGCGAGATGAACCGGCGCTGCTTGGAGTGCTGGGCCGTGCCAATGCTTTCTTGGCGATGTCCGAACCGGCACGAGCCTTCACCGTGGCTGGTCTGGCCACTGTTTCTAGCCGAGCCCCAATTGTAGTTTGTGTGCCAAGTAGTGGTGACGCCGACCGGCTAAGTGCCGACTTGTCAACCTTCTTGGGCCCTAGCGAGGTGGCGGTTTTCCCGGCTTGGGAAACACTGCCATTTGAACGGGTTAGCCCGAGTGTGGAAACCATGGGCCAACGCATGTCGGTGCTGTGGCACCTACAAGACCCCGAACGTGCCCCCAAAGTGGTGGTGGCCTCGGTGCGGGCATTGGTGCAGCGGTTAGGTCCGGGGGCTATTGAAGCTGAGCCAGTGATTGTTGGGGTGGGTGATGAAGTTGACCCCCACGAACTGGTGGCTCGGTTGGTGGCCAATGGTTACCGACGTGAATACCAAGTTGAGCACCGCGGGGAAGTGGCGCTGCGGGGTTCGATTGTTGACGTGTTCCCCTCTACCAGCCACGTGCCAGTGCGAATTGACCTCTGGGGCGACGAGGTTGATCGCCTAACCGAATTTTCGGTAGCCGATCAGCGTTCAACGGTCGATATTTCCGAGGTCACAATCTTTCCAGCCCGTGAGCTACTAGCTACCCCCGAAGTTCAGGCGCGTGCCGAAGCCTTAGTGGCGAAAGAGCCTTGGGGTCGTGAGCAATGGGAGCGCCTCGCCAATGGCCTCACCTTTGATGGCATGGAATCTTGGTTGCCTTGGCTAAGTGGCGAAGACGACGAAACCGTATTGCTCGACTTGTTGGACCAATCGGCCCAGGTTTTGTTGTTTGAACCGCAACGTATGCGCGATCGTGCTCGTGATATAGCCGCTGAAGAGGCCGACCTAGCAGCTACTTTGGCTCGAACCTGGGGCGCTATTGGTGAAGAGGAAGACGCTACCGACCGTTTCCCTTCCCTCCATGTGCCTTTTGATCGTCTGTTGGCCTTAACCGAAACCCCGGTTTGGACCATCACCAACACGCCACACGCCCCCGATGTCCCCACAGTTTCAGCCACGGGTTGGAACCCGGTGGTTGGCGATGGCGGGGCCCTAATTGCCCAACTTCAAAAGTTGTTAGGAGAAGGCTATTCAGTAATTGCGGCCGCCGATGGTATCGGTTCAGCCGAACGTCTGGATCATCTGTTACAAGACCATGGCGTGGGGCTAAATAGCACCGATCCAAATAGCCCAAAGCTGTTGCAGCCTGGGGGCCATTTGGTCATCGCCCCGCTCGAACGCGGCTTTATTCTGCCCGAGCTGAAACTGGCAGTATTGGCGGAACGCGACCTTACAGGTCGCCGCCGTACCCACCGCGCTGCGCGCCCCCGAGCCCGCGCCACGGCCGGATTTTTTGAAGATCTCAAACCCGGTGATTACGTGGTGCATTTCCAACATGGGGTCGGTAAATACACTGGCATGGTGAAACGCTCGATTGGTGGGGTAGAGCGTGACTATCTGCTGCTTCAATATCGCGGCGACGACAAGCTTTATATTCCTTCTGACCAAATTGACACCATTCGTCAATACACTGGTGGTGAGAACCCTTCCCTTAGCCGACTGGGTGGTAGCGATTGGCAAAAAGCCAAGGCCAAAGTCCGTTCCGTCGCCCAAGAAATTGCCCAAGAGCTGGTGGTGCTCTACCAAACACGGGTCAATACTTCAGGACATACCTTTGCGGCCGACACACCCTGGCAGCGTGAACTAGAAGACGCGTTTCCTTACCAAGAAACGGTTGATCAGCTGCAGGCCATCAACGAAGTAAAAGCCGACATGGAAGCCGACCATCCTATGGACCGACTGGTCTGTGGTGATGTGGGTTTCGGTAAAACGGAAGTGGCGCTGCGAGCGGTGTTCAAAGCTGTGCAAGACGGCAAACAAGCATCCGTTTTGGTGCCAACCACGCTGTTAGCACAGCAACACTTTCAGACCTTTAGTGACCGCTTCGCCGGTTTCCCGATCCGAGTGGAAGTGTTAAGCCGATTTCTAACCAACGCCCAAGCGAAGCGAGTAACAGCCGGATTGGCGAGTGGCGAAGTGGATGTGGTGATTGGTACGCACCGCCTGCTAGCCGAAAACCTGAGCTTCAAGAATCTTGGTCTTTTGGTGGTGGATGAAGAGCAGCGTTTCGGAGTTTCACACAAAGAACGCATTAAACAACTACAAGTGGGTGTCGACGTACTCACCCTGACCGCCACACCCATTCCCCGCACCCTTGAGATGAGCCTCACCGGCATTCGTGATTTAACGGTTATTAACACCCCTCCGGCCGAGCGACAGCCGATTCTGACCTATGTCGGTGAATACGACGATCGTGCGGTGGCCGAAGCTATTCGCCGAGAGTTGTTGCGCGAAGGCCAAGTGTTCTTTGTGCACAACCGAGTTCGCGACATTGATCAAGTGGCTGAAGGGCTGCGTGAATTAGTACCCGAAGCACGGGTGGCGGTGGCCCACGGTCAAATGGACGAGGGCACCCTGGAACAAGTTGTTATCGACTTTTGGGAAGGCGAATTCGATGTTCTGGTGTGCACCACCATTATCGAATCGGGTATCGATATTCCCACCGTAAACACCTTGGTGGTCGACCGTGCCGACATGTTGGGCCTGGGGCAGCTACACCAGTTGCGAGGCCGGGTAGGTCGGGCCGGGCAACGTGCCTACGCCTATCTCTTCACCCCCAAAGACCGCGAGCTAACCGAAGAAGCCTACGAACGGCTTAAGACCATTGGCGAGGCGACCGAGTTAGGTTCGGGCTTCAAAATTGCCATGCGTGACCTCGAAATTCGGGGTGCTGGCAACCTGTTGGGCACCGGACAATCGGGCCATATAGCGGCCGTTGGTTACGACCTTTATTGCCAAATGGTGACTGAAGCGGTGGCCGAGCTTAAAGGCGAAACCATTCCCGAACCGGCTGAAATCAAGATCGATGTTCCGCTGGCGGCTTCACTGCCCGGCGATTACGTGTCGAAAGAAGAACTTCGACTTGAGGCATATCGCCGTTTGGCGGTGGTTACTAGCCGCGACGAGGTGGAAGACATCCGCTCAGAGTGGGTGGATCGTTACGGGCCGATTCCTCCACCAGCTGAAAACCTCTTGGCGGTAGCTTTACTTCGTGCCGAATGCGGAAGGGTCGGGATCAAAGAACTTACTGTTGGTAAAGGCACTGGTTTCGGTGGGCCCAAGCACATGGTGCGAATGAGCCCATTGCATTTGGGAGTGAGCCAGCAGATGAAGTTCAACCGGCTCTTCCCCGGATCTATTTACAAAGAAGAGATTTCTCAGGTTCAAGTTGGGGTAAAAGGCGGCGTTGACCTGGTGGAAGCAATAATTCTGTTTCTACAGACCATCGTGCCAGAGGAATAA
- the pth gene encoding aminoacyl-tRNA hydrolase, producing the protein MGALGAAFGASQRRGTPIDLLVVGLGNPGSQFVGTRHNVGAEVAQVFAERHGGRLKLGRELALVDELRIGSKRVAVACPQTYMNKSGDSVGRLVRRYGVSQAEALVVVHDELDLPVGQFKLKLGGGLAGNNGLRSIKEHLKTDQFARIRIGIGRPPSAQSGADYVLRAPSKAEREELNIVVEEAADAIEMMLEQGFAPTMNRYNTRKKRT; encoded by the coding sequence GTGGGCGCACTTGGTGCTGCCTTTGGTGCTAGCCAGAGGCGCGGTACCCCAATCGACCTCTTAGTGGTCGGTCTTGGCAACCCCGGATCACAATTTGTCGGCACCCGCCATAACGTGGGTGCCGAAGTAGCACAAGTTTTTGCCGAACGTCATGGCGGACGTTTGAAGCTAGGACGAGAACTGGCTCTAGTGGACGAGCTACGAATCGGTTCCAAACGGGTGGCTGTTGCCTGTCCTCAAACTTATATGAACAAATCGGGCGATTCAGTGGGCCGTTTGGTACGCCGTTACGGGGTTAGCCAAGCTGAAGCGCTTGTGGTGGTGCATGATGAGCTTGATCTGCCGGTTGGCCAGTTCAAGTTGAAGTTGGGCGGTGGGTTGGCTGGCAATAACGGTTTGCGGTCGATCAAGGAGCATCTGAAAACCGATCAATTCGCGAGAATTCGAATTGGGATCGGAAGGCCACCATCAGCCCAAAGCGGTGCCGACTATGTTTTGCGGGCGCCGTCCAAAGCAGAACGTGAAGAGCTGAACATCGTGGTGGAAGAAGCCGCTGACGCTATTGAGATGATGTTGGAGCAAGGTTTCGCTCCAACCATGAATCGTTATAACACTCGCAAAAAGCGCACTTGA
- a CDS encoding 50S ribosomal protein L25 has product MDVTLSAAVGRTTGSRSSRRLRREGKVPGVLYGLGKDDVSVAVEYRALRQALTTDAGLNALITMSVDGNNELCIVRDLQRHPVRNEVIHVDFVRVDAHAEIQIDVPVVLEGEPRKVLSEQGVVDQVLYHLAVYAKADAIPNELVVDISELEIGETIIVADVSLPVGARTEVDPEEVVVTASITRAEVEVTEDEETDEEAPAEEAASDEE; this is encoded by the coding sequence ATGGACGTTACTCTTTCGGCCGCTGTCGGTCGCACCACCGGGTCTCGGTCGTCACGCCGACTTCGCCGCGAAGGCAAAGTGCCGGGTGTGCTTTATGGCTTGGGCAAAGACGACGTATCGGTAGCGGTTGAATACCGTGCCCTGCGTCAAGCTCTAACCACCGATGCCGGTTTAAACGCTCTTATCACCATGTCGGTTGATGGCAACAACGAACTGTGCATCGTGCGTGATCTACAGCGTCACCCAGTTCGCAACGAAGTCATCCACGTCGATTTCGTACGGGTCGATGCACACGCCGAAATTCAGATCGATGTGCCAGTGGTGCTCGAAGGTGAACCTCGTAAAGTCCTATCTGAACAAGGTGTGGTCGACCAGGTTCTCTATCATTTGGCGGTATATGCCAAGGCTGACGCCATTCCCAACGAGCTTGTCGTTGATATTTCCGAACTGGAAATTGGCGAAACTATTATCGTGGCTGATGTGAGCTTGCCGGTTGGTGCTCGTACTGAAGTTGATCCTGAAGAAGTTGTGGTAACAGCTTCTATAACTCGGGCCGAAGTTGAAGTGACCGAGGATGAGGAAACTGACGAAGAGGCACCAGCTGAGGAAGCCGCTAGCGACGAGGAATAA
- a CDS encoding ribose-phosphate diphosphokinase: protein MELVTKKKLALIAGRSNVALAEEVAGQLGVPLLDANLAAFANGELHCRLDASVRGADVFIMQSHVSTSEASVNDSIMEQLIVVDAAKRASAKRITAVMPFFGYARQDRKSEGREPITARLIADLFLAAGAQRLMSVDLHSGQIQGFFSGPVDHLTAMPVLVDYMRHLGDDLVIVSPDAGRVKVAERYSNQLHADLATIHKRRLKGVKNQVEALDVMGDVDGRTCVLIDDMIDTAGTIVAAAEQLKARGAARIMAATTHGVLSPPAIERLNASCIERVVITNTLPLPPEKRSPKIEVLSIASVIADTIDAVFEDASVSEIFGGQNQT from the coding sequence ATGGAACTGGTCACTAAGAAGAAGCTGGCGCTTATCGCTGGCCGATCGAACGTGGCATTGGCGGAAGAAGTGGCTGGGCAGCTTGGTGTTCCGCTGCTAGATGCGAACTTGGCTGCTTTTGCTAATGGTGAGTTGCACTGCCGTTTGGATGCCTCGGTTCGTGGTGCCGATGTGTTCATCATGCAAAGCCACGTTTCAACTTCCGAGGCGTCGGTTAATGATTCGATTATGGAACAGCTGATTGTGGTTGACGCTGCCAAGCGGGCCTCGGCCAAACGGATCACGGCGGTTATGCCTTTTTTTGGTTACGCCCGCCAAGACCGCAAATCAGAAGGTCGCGAACCCATCACGGCTCGGTTGATCGCTGATCTGTTTCTTGCGGCTGGGGCCCAACGGCTGATGTCAGTGGATTTGCACTCGGGGCAAATCCAGGGATTTTTCTCAGGCCCTGTAGACCATCTAACGGCTATGCCGGTGTTGGTTGACTACATGCGTCACTTAGGGGACGACTTGGTGATCGTGTCGCCAGATGCTGGCCGAGTGAAGGTAGCCGAGCGATATTCGAATCAGTTGCACGCCGATTTGGCGACCATCCACAAACGTCGTCTTAAAGGTGTAAAAAACCAGGTTGAGGCGCTTGATGTGATGGGCGATGTGGATGGCCGCACCTGTGTCTTGATCGATGACATGATCGATACTGCGGGCACAATTGTGGCGGCCGCCGAACAGCTAAAAGCCCGTGGCGCGGCGCGCATTATGGCCGCCACGACCCACGGTGTACTTTCCCCACCCGCTATTGAACGGCTCAATGCCTCTTGCATCGAACGGGTGGTGATTACCAATACCTTGCCCTTGCCCCCCGAAAAAAGAAGCCCTAAAATTGAGGTCTTGTCGATCGCAAGTGTGATCGCCGATACCATTGACGCAGTCTTCGAAGACGCCTCAGTAAGCGAGATCTTCGGCGGACAAAACCAAACCTAG
- the glmU gene encoding bifunctional UDP-N-acetylglucosamine diphosphorylase/glucosamine-1-phosphate N-acetyltransferase GlmU — protein sequence MSQRHLSAVILAAGEGSRMKSDRPKPLHMLCGKPMLSYVVEALEQASPTKIVVVVGHGAEQVTAKLATTTAASPLNFVLQESQNGTGDAVNVGLSAFANDLGDDQADLLVLPGDTPLLRAETMAELVHAHRSSGAAATVLTAVMDDPTGYGRMVRGRDQSILRIVEERDATNDERQINEINTGIFCFQRALLAPALRRLTPDNAQGEYYLTDVVEVLAEAGYQVGSYAAPEAYETQGVNDRLQLAQAEAALRRRTNEFWLRQGVTMVDPATTYLDTTVRLSSDVTLFPGVLLQGDTVVGPNTQIGANSHLIDCEIDRDVTLDQTVGNGAVVEAGAVVGPFAYLGPGSRVAFGQHTGAFYTSP from the coding sequence ATGTCGCAGAGGCATTTATCAGCTGTCATTCTGGCTGCCGGTGAAGGTTCCCGAATGAAGTCGGACCGCCCCAAACCGCTGCACATGCTTTGTGGCAAACCCATGTTGTCGTATGTGGTTGAAGCGTTGGAACAAGCTTCACCTACAAAAATTGTGGTGGTGGTTGGCCATGGTGCCGAACAGGTGACCGCCAAGTTAGCCACCACGACCGCCGCCAGTCCGCTCAACTTCGTGCTGCAGGAGTCTCAAAATGGTACTGGTGATGCCGTAAATGTGGGTCTAAGTGCTTTTGCCAACGATTTAGGCGACGATCAGGCAGATCTCTTGGTTCTTCCGGGAGATACCCCATTGCTGCGTGCTGAAACGATGGCGGAATTGGTGCACGCACATCGCTCGAGTGGAGCGGCCGCCACGGTGCTTACCGCGGTCATGGACGACCCCACTGGCTATGGGCGGATGGTAAGGGGACGCGACCAAAGCATTCTTCGTATTGTGGAAGAGCGCGATGCCACCAATGACGAACGCCAAATAAATGAAATCAACACCGGTATTTTCTGCTTTCAGCGTGCGTTGTTAGCACCGGCTTTGCGGCGGCTTACGCCCGACAACGCCCAAGGTGAGTATTACCTAACTGATGTGGTTGAGGTGTTGGCCGAAGCGGGTTATCAGGTGGGTTCTTATGCCGCCCCGGAAGCCTATGAAACCCAAGGGGTGAATGACCGCCTCCAGTTGGCTCAAGCTGAAGCGGCCCTGCGTCGACGCACCAACGAGTTTTGGCTGCGCCAAGGGGTAACCATGGTTGACCCAGCTACCACCTATCTCGATACCACCGTGCGGCTAAGTAGCGACGTCACTTTGTTTCCAGGTGTGTTGCTACAAGGCGACACGGTGGTAGGGCCCAACACCCAAATAGGTGCCAACTCACACTTGATCGATTGTGAGATCGACCGTGACGTGACCCTCGATCAAACCGTTGGCAACGGCGCGGTTGTTGAAGCTGGCGCTGTGGTAGGCCCGTTTGCCTATTTAGGCCCCGGTTCGCGTGTGGCTTTCGGCCAGCACACCGGCGCGTTCTACACTTCCCCCTAG
- a CDS encoding AURKAIP1/COX24 domain-containing protein, with translation MGSLIKKRRKRMRKKKHRKMLKRTRFQRRAKGK, from the coding sequence ATGGGATCGCTTATTAAGAAGCGCCGCAAGCGCATGCGTAAGAAGAAGCACCGCAAGATGTTGAAGCGCACCCGCTTCCAGCGTCGAGCTAAAGGCAAATAA
- a CDS encoding 4-(cytidine 5'-diphospho)-2-C-methyl-D-erythritol kinase gives MTDFVPQKLSAWAKLTVSLHITGIRNDGYHFIEAEMVTIDLHDQLLVGPGDTLVVHETTGLSVSSDDDNLVRRALALVGRQAHVELYKSIPAGAGLGGGSADAAAILRWAEFRDLEAAATLGADVPFCMVGGRAQVSGVGETIKPLPFEERVYTLLIPPFGCSTPAVYAAWDALGGPTGATNDLEAAALHVEPRLAHWRNQLRDATGKTPVLAGSGSTWFVEGAYPGDGRVVVRTVQP, from the coding sequence ATGACTGACTTCGTGCCCCAGAAACTTTCAGCGTGGGCCAAACTCACCGTTTCTTTGCATATCACCGGGATTCGCAACGATGGTTACCATTTCATCGAAGCGGAAATGGTAACCATCGACCTGCACGACCAGCTGTTGGTGGGCCCTGGTGACACTCTGGTGGTTCACGAAACGACCGGGCTGTCTGTCTCTAGTGACGACGACAACCTTGTGCGGCGGGCCCTAGCTCTGGTGGGGCGTCAAGCACACGTTGAATTGTACAAATCTATTCCCGCGGGCGCAGGATTAGGCGGCGGGTCGGCCGACGCCGCAGCCATTCTTCGCTGGGCCGAGTTTAGGGATTTGGAGGCGGCTGCCACCCTAGGTGCCGACGTGCCGTTTTGTATGGTTGGTGGTCGTGCACAGGTAAGCGGGGTGGGCGAGACAATTAAGCCCTTACCGTTTGAAGAGCGTGTCTACACTCTGCTGATACCACCCTTTGGCTGTTCCACCCCAGCCGTTTACGCCGCCTGGGATGCCCTTGGGGGCCCTACCGGTGCCACTAATGACCTTGAGGCTGCGGCACTGCATGTAGAGCCGCGCTTGGCGCATTGGCGTAACCAGCTTCGAGACGCGACAGGTAAAACTCCGGTCTTGGCGGGTAGCGGTTCGACGTGGTTCGTCGAAGGGGCTTACCCCGGAGACGGACGCGTTGTGGTACGTACGGTGCAGCCCTAG
- the rsmA gene encoding 16S rRNA (adenine(1518)-N(6)/adenine(1519)-N(6))-dimethyltransferase RsmA, whose amino-acid sequence MTLSRSDVKNLLAQHGLSPSRALGQNFVVDPNTVRRIAKLAGVSSGDHVLEIGAGLGSLTLALIETGATVKAVELDRYLLPVLRDQVEPLGVVVVEGDAMELDWPEVLADSDEWTLVANLPYNVSTPLVLTLLDNVPQIKRMLVMVQLESGERLVAEKGSKAYGIPSVKVAYWASAKLVGKVPPSVFVPRPKVDSALVEIVRREQPATTADPERLFALVRAGFAHRRKMLRGALGDLVKLEDFEKAEVSPQARAEELSVEDWGRLAGLISRDQNE is encoded by the coding sequence GTGACCTTGTCACGCAGCGATGTTAAGAACTTGTTGGCACAACATGGCCTAAGCCCCAGTCGGGCTTTGGGTCAAAACTTTGTGGTCGACCCCAATACCGTTCGCCGTATTGCCAAGCTGGCTGGCGTGTCGAGCGGTGACCATGTACTTGAAATTGGCGCTGGTTTGGGTTCCCTCACCCTGGCACTAATTGAGACGGGTGCCACCGTAAAAGCGGTTGAACTCGATCGGTACCTCTTACCTGTTCTGCGAGACCAGGTGGAACCGTTGGGCGTGGTGGTCGTTGAGGGCGACGCCATGGAGCTTGACTGGCCCGAGGTGCTAGCCGACAGTGATGAGTGGACTTTGGTGGCAAATCTGCCCTACAACGTCTCTACCCCCTTGGTGTTGACCCTGTTAGACAACGTGCCGCAGATCAAACGCATGTTGGTGATGGTGCAACTTGAGTCGGGTGAGCGCTTGGTGGCAGAAAAAGGTAGCAAGGCCTATGGCATCCCTTCGGTGAAGGTGGCGTATTGGGCTTCGGCCAAATTGGTAGGCAAGGTGCCGCCCAGTGTGTTTGTGCCCCGCCCTAAAGTCGATTCAGCCCTGGTAGAGATTGTTCGACGAGAACAGCCTGCCACCACGGCTGATCCCGAACGCCTCTTTGCGTTGGTTCGCGCCGGTTTTGCCCACCGCCGAAAAATGCTGCGAGGAGCGCTGGGCGACCTGGTGAAGCTCGAAGATTTTGAGAAGGCTGAGGTTTCGCCCCAAGCCCGCGCCGAAGAGCTGAGCGTTGAAGATTGGGGCCGATTAGCCGGGCTGATTAGCCGAGACCAGAACGAATGA
- a CDS encoding transglycosylase family protein: protein MTKHEGASKRSAKQIALTMVGTVLVAPMLWFNISSGGNQAQAESNSYRQVGTATAALSAELPGRAIGTLSSDEVAPPLLLSTLSNGEELRSLAIEARIEAERQQAELEAAQAAAAATTTTTVPPPPPTTTTTAPPPPPPAPNPAGPSAAQWAALRNCESGGNYGAINPSGLYTGAYQFHQATWDEVARSAGRGDLVGVRPDQADPASQDHLAQVLYGQRGSSPWPVCGRHLR from the coding sequence GTGACAAAGCACGAAGGGGCGTCAAAACGTAGTGCTAAGCAAATAGCGCTGACCATGGTGGGTACCGTGCTCGTAGCTCCGATGTTGTGGTTCAACATCAGCTCAGGTGGCAATCAGGCACAAGCCGAGTCGAATTCTTACCGCCAAGTTGGCACCGCCACCGCAGCGCTAAGTGCTGAATTGCCGGGCCGTGCCATTGGTACTTTGTCAAGCGATGAGGTGGCACCGCCACTGTTGCTCTCCACGTTGTCTAACGGCGAAGAGCTGCGTTCTTTGGCTATCGAAGCGCGAATCGAGGCTGAGCGGCAACAAGCCGAGCTAGAAGCGGCCCAGGCTGCAGCGGCCGCCACCACCACGACGACGGTGCCGCCTCCGCCTCCGACTACAACCACTACAGCGCCGCCACCGCCGCCACCAGCGCCTAACCCTGCTGGTCCTAGCGCAGCGCAGTGGGCCGCGCTCAGAAACTGTGAGTCAGGTGGCAACTACGGTGCAATTAACCCCTCAGGTCTTTACACGGGGGCCTACCAATTTCACCAAGCCACTTGGGACGAAGTTGCTCGTTCCGCTGGCCGTGGAGATTTGGTCGGCGTGCGACCGGATCAAGCCGACCCAGCTAGCCAAGACCATCTAGCCCAAGTGCTCTACGGGCAGCGCGGCTCGTCACCATGGCCGGTGTGCGGTCGCCATCTTCGCTAG
- a CDS encoding TatD family hydrolase — MRWIDNHCHLDVETADQAIAEARAVGVETLINVGTDVTNTRLAITVAERFDSVWATAGVHPHDADGGIDGLAELTQHERVVAVGECGLDFHYNYSERTAQKKVFAAQIQLAHESGLTLVVHTREAWDDTFDILVGEGVPPRTIMHCFTGGVAEAERSLALGAYLSFSGIVSFKNAHDVREAAALCPADRYLVETDAPYLAPVPHRGKPNKPMLLPAVGEALAQARGTTASVVAKETYANTLAAYRLDDLKVT, encoded by the coding sequence ATGCGCTGGATTGACAACCATTGCCACCTAGACGTTGAGACGGCCGATCAGGCCATCGCCGAGGCCCGAGCCGTTGGTGTAGAAACTTTGATCAACGTGGGCACCGATGTCACCAACACACGTCTCGCTATCACTGTCGCCGAGCGCTTCGATTCGGTTTGGGCTACCGCTGGGGTGCACCCCCACGACGCTGATGGAGGCATTGATGGTCTTGCCGAGCTGACACAACACGAGCGAGTGGTGGCGGTAGGCGAGTGCGGACTCGACTTTCACTACAACTATTCCGAGCGCACTGCACAAAAAAAAGTATTTGCCGCCCAGATTCAGTTGGCGCACGAAAGTGGCCTTACGCTGGTCGTACACACCCGGGAAGCGTGGGATGACACCTTCGACATTCTGGTTGGTGAAGGTGTGCCGCCACGTACCATCATGCACTGTTTCACCGGCGGCGTTGCCGAGGCAGAACGATCGCTGGCACTCGGGGCCTATCTTTCTTTCAGCGGGATTGTGTCGTTCAAGAATGCCCATGATGTTAGAGAGGCGGCAGCGCTATGCCCGGCTGACCGCTACCTGGTGGAAACCGACGCACCTTATCTGGCGCCAGTGCCGCACCGAGGTAAACCGAACAAACCAATGCTGTTACCAGCGGTGGGTGAGGCCTTGGCGCAAGCCCGTGGAACCACCGCTTCGGTCGTCGCAAAAGAGACGTATGCTAACACCTTGGCGGCCTACAGGTTGGATGATCTGAAAGTCACATGA